The Henckelia pumila isolate YLH828 chromosome 2, ASM3356847v2, whole genome shotgun sequence genome includes a window with the following:
- the LOC140885487 gene encoding V-type proton ATPase catalytic subunit A, translated as MPSVFGGPLTTFEDAEKESEYGYVRKVSGPVVVADGMGGAAMYELVRVGHDNLIGEIIRLEGDSATIQVYEETAGLTVNDPVLRTHKPLSVELGPGILGNIFDGIQRPLKTIAIKSGDVYIPRGVSVPALDKDTLWEFQPKKIGEGDLLTGGDLFATVFENSLMEHHVALPPDAMGKISYVAPAGQYSLKDTVLELEFQGVKKKFTMLQSWPVRTPRPVASKLAADTPLLTGQRVLDALFPSVLGGTCAIPGAFGCGKTVISQALSKYSNSDTVVYVGCGERGNEMAEVLMDFPQLTMTLPDGREESVMKRTTLVANTSNMPVAAREASIYTGITIAEYFRDMGYNVSMMADSTSRWAEALREISGRLAEMPADSGYPAYLAARLASFYERAGKVKCLGGPERTGSVTIVGAVSPPGGDFSDPVTSATLSIVQVFWGLDKKLAQRKHFPSVNWLISYSKYSGALESFYEKFDPDFIDIRTKAREVLQREDDLNEIVQLVGKDALAETDKITLETAKLLREDYLAQNAFTPYDKFCPFYKSVWMMRNIIHFYNLANQAVERGAGMDGQKITYTLIKHRLGDLFYRLVSQKFEDPAEGEEALVAKFNKLHDDLTAGFRNLEDETR; from the exons ATGCCGTCTGTGTTCGGAGGTCCGTTGACAACCTTCGAGGATGCCGAGAAGGAAAGCGAGTACGGTTACGTTCGCAAG GTTTCTGGACCTGTGGTTGTTGCTGATGGAATGGGAGGAGCTGCTATGTATGAACTAGTTCGTGTAGGGCATGACAACCTAATAGGGGAAATCATTCGATTGGAAGGAGATTCTGCCACTATTCAAG TATATGAAGAAACAGCTGGACTAACGGTGAATGATCCCGTTCTTCGTACACACAAG CCTTTATCTGTGGAATTGGGTCCAGGAATTTTGGGAAATATATTTGATGGTATCCAG AGGCCTCTAAAAACAATTGCCATAAAATCTGGTGATGTTTATATTCCTCGTGGTGTGTCTGTGCCTGCACTTGACAAAGATACTCTTTGGGAATTTCAGCCGAAGAAAATAG GAGAGGGAGATCTTTTGACGGGTGGTGACTTATTTGCG ACTGTATTTGAGAACAGTTTGATGGAACATCATGTTGCCCTTCCTCCTGATGCTATGGGGAAGATATCCTACGTTGCGCCTGCTGGTCAGTATTCACTGAAG GACACTGTCCTTGAGCTTGAGTTTCAAGGTGTAAAAAAGAAATTTACCATGCTTCAG AGTTGGCCAGTGCGTACTCCTAGGCCTGTGGCTTCGAAGCTTGCTGCTGATACTCCTCTTTTGACTGGACAG CGTGTTCTTGATGCTCTATTCCCCTCTGTACTTGGTGGTACCTGTGCCATTCCTGGTGCATTTGGTTGTGGAAAAACTGTTATTAGTCAGGCACTTTCGAAG TATTCTAACTCCGATACTGTAGTCTACGTTGGTTGTGGGGAAAGAGGAAATGAAATGGCAGAG GTGCTTATGGATTTCCCACAATTGACGATGACGCTGCCTGATGGTCGAGAGGAATCTGTTATGAAGCGTACAACACTGGTAGCTAATACATCAAATATGCCTGTGGCTGCTCGAGAGGCTTCAATTTACACAG GAATTACCATTGCTGAATATTTTAGAGATATGGGCTACAATGTCAGTATGATGGCAGATTCAACTTCTCGATGGGCAGAGGCATTGCGTGAGATTTCTGGCCGTCTG GCTGAAATGCCTGCAGACAGTGGATATCCCGCTTATTTAGCTGCGCGTTTGGCATCCTTCTATGAACGTGCTGGTAAAGTTAAATGTCTTGGTGGACCTGAGAGAACCGGAAGTGTCACAATTGTTGGTGCTGTTTCTCCCCCAGGAGGAGATTTCTCCGATCCTGTTACATCAGCAACTCTTAGTATTGTACAG GTTTTTTGGGGTCTGGACAAAAAATTGGCACAGAGGAAACATTTTCCTTCTGTAAACTGGCTTATATCTTATTCTAAGTATTCCGgg GCCTTGGAATCATTTTACGAGAAGTTTGATCCagattttattgatatcaggACAAAAGCTCGTGAAGTGCTGCAAAGAGAGGATGACTTGAATGAAATCGTGCAG CTAGTTGGAAAAGATGCTTTAGCTGAAACAGATAAAATTACCCTGGAAACTGCAAAGCTCTTGAGGGAGGACTACCTTGCCCAGAATGCATTTACTCC ATACGATAAATTTTGCCCATTCTACAAGTCTGTTTGGATGATGCGCAACATTATTCATTTCTACAATTTGGCTAATCAG GCAGTGGAGCGAGGAGCTGGTATGGATGGACAAAAGATAACTTACACCCTCATCAAGCATCGTTTAGGAGATTTGTTTTATCGTTTGGT TTCCCAGAAATTTGAGGATCCGGCTGAAGGAGAGGAAGCCCTGGTGGCTAAATTTAATAAACTGCACGACGACCTGACCGCCGGTTTCCGGAATCTTGAGGACGAGACCCGGTGA